The Myotis daubentonii chromosome 9, mMyoDau2.1, whole genome shotgun sequence genome has a segment encoding these proteins:
- the ACAT1 gene encoding acetyl-CoA acetyltransferase, mitochondrial isoform X2, producing the protein MAVLAALLRAGARGRSPLLRRQLQEIRYVERSYASKPTLNEVVIASATRTPIGSFLSSLSSLPATKLGSIAIQGAIEKAGIPKEEVKEAYMGNVIQGGEGQAPTRQAVLGAGLPISTPCTTINKVCASGMKAIMMASQNLMCGHQDVMVAGGMESMSNVPYVMNRGATPYGGVKLEDLIVKDGLTDVYNKIHMGNCAENTAKKMNISRDEQDTYAINSYTRSKAAWEAGKFGNEVIPVTITVKGKPDVVVKEDEEYKRVDFSKVPKLKTVFQKENGTVTAANASTLNDGAAAVILMTADAAKRLNVKPLARIAAFADAAVEPIDFPIAPAYAVPKVLKAAGVKKDDIAMWEVNEAFSLVVLANIKMLEIDPQKVNINGGAVSLGHPIGIKMLSYS; encoded by the exons ATGGCGGTGCTGGCGGCCCTTCTGCGCGCTGGCGCCCGCGGGCGCAGCCCCCTGCTCCGGAGGCAGCTGCAG GAAATAAGATATGTGGAGCGAAGTTACGCATCAAAACCTACTTTGAAT GAAGTGGTCATAGCAAGTGCTACAAGAACACCCATTGGATCCTTTCTAAGCAGCCTTTCCTCCCTGCCAGCCACTAAGCTGGGCTCCATTGCCATTCAGGGAGCCATTGaaaaggcag gaatACCAAAAGAAGAAGTGAAAGAAGCATACATGGGTAACGTTATACAAGGAGGTGAAGGACAAGCCCCTACACGGCAAGCAGTACTGGGTGCAG GCTTACCTATTTCCACTCCATGCACCACGATAAACAAAGTCTGTGCCTCAGGAATGAAAGCCATCATGATGGCCTCTCAGAATCTTATGTGCGGACATCAG GATGTCATGGTCGCAGGTGGGATGGAGAGCATGTCCAATGTTCCCTACGTGATGAACAGAGGAGCAACTCCATATGGTGGGGTAAAGCTTGAAGATTTGATTGTAAAAGATGGGCTAACTGATGTCTACAACAAAATTCATATG GGTAACTGTGCTGAGAATACTGCAAAAAAGATGAATATTTCGCGAGATGAACAGGATACTTACGCTATCAACTCCTACACCAGAAGTAAAGCAGCATGGGAAGCTGGGAAGTTTGGAAATGAAGTTATTCCTGTCACAATTACAGTAAAAG GTAAACCAGATGTAGTGGTAAAAGAAGATGAAGAATATAAACGTGTTGATTTTAGCAAAGTTCCAAAGCTGAAGACAGTTTTCCAGAAAGAAAACG GCACAGTCACAGCTGCCAACGCCAGCACACTGAATGATGGAGCAGCCGCTGTGATTCTGATGACTGCAGATGCAGCCAAGAGACTCAATGTCAAACCACTGGCAAGAATAGCAG caTTTGCTGACGCTGCTGTAGAACCTATTGATTTTCCAATTGCACCTGCATATGCTGTACCTAAG GTTCTTAAAGCTGCAGGAGTGAAAAAAGATGACATTGCAATGTGGGAAGTAAATGAAGCCTTTAGTCTGGTTGTCCTAGCAAACATTAAGATGCTGGAGATTGACCCTCAAAAAGTGAATATCAACGGAGGAGCTGTTTCTCTGGGACATCCAATTGG AATCAAAATGCTTTCTTACTCCTAG
- the ACAT1 gene encoding acetyl-CoA acetyltransferase, mitochondrial isoform X1, with product MAVLAALLRAGARGRSPLLRRQLQEIRYVERSYASKPTLNEVVIASATRTPIGSFLSSLSSLPATKLGSIAIQGAIEKAGIPKEEVKEAYMGNVIQGGEGQAPTRQAVLGAGLPISTPCTTINKVCASGMKAIMMASQNLMCGHQDVMVAGGMESMSNVPYVMNRGATPYGGVKLEDLIVKDGLTDVYNKIHMGNCAENTAKKMNISRDEQDTYAINSYTRSKAAWEAGKFGNEVIPVTITVKGKPDVVVKEDEEYKRVDFSKVPKLKTVFQKENGTVTAANASTLNDGAAAVILMTADAAKRLNVKPLARIAAFADAAVEPIDFPIAPAYAVPKVLKAAGVKKDDIAMWEVNEAFSLVVLANIKMLEIDPQKVNINGGAVSLGHPIGMSGARIVTHLVHALKQGEYGLASICNGGGGASAILIQKL from the exons ATGGCGGTGCTGGCGGCCCTTCTGCGCGCTGGCGCCCGCGGGCGCAGCCCCCTGCTCCGGAGGCAGCTGCAG GAAATAAGATATGTGGAGCGAAGTTACGCATCAAAACCTACTTTGAAT GAAGTGGTCATAGCAAGTGCTACAAGAACACCCATTGGATCCTTTCTAAGCAGCCTTTCCTCCCTGCCAGCCACTAAGCTGGGCTCCATTGCCATTCAGGGAGCCATTGaaaaggcag gaatACCAAAAGAAGAAGTGAAAGAAGCATACATGGGTAACGTTATACAAGGAGGTGAAGGACAAGCCCCTACACGGCAAGCAGTACTGGGTGCAG GCTTACCTATTTCCACTCCATGCACCACGATAAACAAAGTCTGTGCCTCAGGAATGAAAGCCATCATGATGGCCTCTCAGAATCTTATGTGCGGACATCAG GATGTCATGGTCGCAGGTGGGATGGAGAGCATGTCCAATGTTCCCTACGTGATGAACAGAGGAGCAACTCCATATGGTGGGGTAAAGCTTGAAGATTTGATTGTAAAAGATGGGCTAACTGATGTCTACAACAAAATTCATATG GGTAACTGTGCTGAGAATACTGCAAAAAAGATGAATATTTCGCGAGATGAACAGGATACTTACGCTATCAACTCCTACACCAGAAGTAAAGCAGCATGGGAAGCTGGGAAGTTTGGAAATGAAGTTATTCCTGTCACAATTACAGTAAAAG GTAAACCAGATGTAGTGGTAAAAGAAGATGAAGAATATAAACGTGTTGATTTTAGCAAAGTTCCAAAGCTGAAGACAGTTTTCCAGAAAGAAAACG GCACAGTCACAGCTGCCAACGCCAGCACACTGAATGATGGAGCAGCCGCTGTGATTCTGATGACTGCAGATGCAGCCAAGAGACTCAATGTCAAACCACTGGCAAGAATAGCAG caTTTGCTGACGCTGCTGTAGAACCTATTGATTTTCCAATTGCACCTGCATATGCTGTACCTAAG GTTCTTAAAGCTGCAGGAGTGAAAAAAGATGACATTGCAATGTGGGAAGTAAATGAAGCCTTTAGTCTGGTTGTCCTAGCAAACATTAAGATGCTGGAGATTGACCCTCAAAAAGTGAATATCAACGGAGGAGCTGTTTCTCTGGGACATCCAATTGG GATGTCTGGAGCCAGGATTGTCACTCATTTGGTTCATGCCTTGAAGCAGGGAGAATATGGTCTTGCCAGTATCTGCAATGGAGGAGGTGGGGCTTCTGCCATACTGATCCAGAAGCTGTAA
- the ACAT1 gene encoding acetyl-CoA acetyltransferase, mitochondrial isoform X3 has product MGNVIQGGEGQAPTRQAVLGAGLPISTPCTTINKVCASGMKAIMMASQNLMCGHQDVMVAGGMESMSNVPYVMNRGATPYGGVKLEDLIVKDGLTDVYNKIHMGNCAENTAKKMNISRDEQDTYAINSYTRSKAAWEAGKFGNEVIPVTITVKGKPDVVVKEDEEYKRVDFSKVPKLKTVFQKENGTVTAANASTLNDGAAAVILMTADAAKRLNVKPLARIAAFADAAVEPIDFPIAPAYAVPKVLKAAGVKKDDIAMWEVNEAFSLVVLANIKMLEIDPQKVNINGGAVSLGHPIGMSGARIVTHLVHALKQGEYGLASICNGGGGASAILIQKL; this is encoded by the exons ATGGGTAACGTTATACAAGGAGGTGAAGGACAAGCCCCTACACGGCAAGCAGTACTGGGTGCAG GCTTACCTATTTCCACTCCATGCACCACGATAAACAAAGTCTGTGCCTCAGGAATGAAAGCCATCATGATGGCCTCTCAGAATCTTATGTGCGGACATCAG GATGTCATGGTCGCAGGTGGGATGGAGAGCATGTCCAATGTTCCCTACGTGATGAACAGAGGAGCAACTCCATATGGTGGGGTAAAGCTTGAAGATTTGATTGTAAAAGATGGGCTAACTGATGTCTACAACAAAATTCATATG GGTAACTGTGCTGAGAATACTGCAAAAAAGATGAATATTTCGCGAGATGAACAGGATACTTACGCTATCAACTCCTACACCAGAAGTAAAGCAGCATGGGAAGCTGGGAAGTTTGGAAATGAAGTTATTCCTGTCACAATTACAGTAAAAG GTAAACCAGATGTAGTGGTAAAAGAAGATGAAGAATATAAACGTGTTGATTTTAGCAAAGTTCCAAAGCTGAAGACAGTTTTCCAGAAAGAAAACG GCACAGTCACAGCTGCCAACGCCAGCACACTGAATGATGGAGCAGCCGCTGTGATTCTGATGACTGCAGATGCAGCCAAGAGACTCAATGTCAAACCACTGGCAAGAATAGCAG caTTTGCTGACGCTGCTGTAGAACCTATTGATTTTCCAATTGCACCTGCATATGCTGTACCTAAG GTTCTTAAAGCTGCAGGAGTGAAAAAAGATGACATTGCAATGTGGGAAGTAAATGAAGCCTTTAGTCTGGTTGTCCTAGCAAACATTAAGATGCTGGAGATTGACCCTCAAAAAGTGAATATCAACGGAGGAGCTGTTTCTCTGGGACATCCAATTGG GATGTCTGGAGCCAGGATTGTCACTCATTTGGTTCATGCCTTGAAGCAGGGAGAATATGGTCTTGCCAGTATCTGCAATGGAGGAGGTGGGGCTTCTGCCATACTGATCCAGAAGCTGTAA